In the genome of Cydia strobilella chromosome Z, ilCydStro3.1, whole genome shotgun sequence, one region contains:
- the LOC134754958 gene encoding uncharacterized protein LOC134754958 isoform X2 — protein MFFSILGCSCGDNHDSKVDNIQYDDGTVESMDAAQHFPSSDQIWGMVGTILAVGAVWMIFTSIKRGRKAPPHPPPRGAHGTDKQQPLAASRLAPLKQDSQRETQTPSVCNKRCK, from the exons aTGTTTTTCTCCATTTTAGGTTGTAGTTGTGGTGATAATCATGACTCCAAAGTAGATAATATACAATACGACGATGGTACTGTGGAGAGCATGGATGCGGCACAGCACTTCCCAAGCTCTGACCAGATCTGGGGAATGGTGGGCACTATTCTGGCCGTTGGAGCAGTTTGGATGATATTCACAAGC ATCAAACGCGGCCGCAAGGCTCCTCCGCATCCGCCACCACGAGGCGCCCACGGGACCGACAAGCAACAACCTCTCGCTGCTTCGCGCCTCGCCCCGCTCAAACAAGACTCGCAGCGCGAAACACAGACCCCGTCCGTATGCAACAAGCGTTGTAAATAA
- the LOC134754871 gene encoding uncharacterized protein LOC134754871 — protein MEKPFHKCRLCLKLGDFCSIFEQDESIKLSEMVMSFANIQIFEGDGFSDRVCTTCIEHLSTAYLFKLQCERINALLQKPPEQNLDKPGVFEYNDFLNKEFHMHAKSMEGENVQNVINEETHVGTSLDVSDETDSDVDSILCVYCNQCHSNLGAHSCRVTCSIENNELQRSSSSETLVATDVTPTDTARLITNAPDKPMPLLISCVLCDDKFDKYECYVLHFNKCTLNVKLHHIVCPICHEIHTEKLAYLEHLRVVHYKCDLIMTDTDMDCVDRVPPMFEKTRKPKAVRRQIGWSIEDIYQEIDCKKTEENETPNSSPIKVLNLNATFSNQSTPKKVSFRKFFETSKAKTSNYLPFRKYIQSYKLKKKVNSYSPIKDKLQATSRLKCWHDEVSDTDYNSPSGTSEDSWKLKQNLICTCNKNVFMLSEFIHDRDRIVAMINELGGVVAENTKMEMLATHFIAVLPNDTFTGMMVCALSTGKWLLHINFIYDSFRSKTFLNENMYEWMKHPKILEIDNTSVEVAKAAVYWHLELQALSAKYPFEGKQIVLIMKKKYRQYYQMIFKTLKAKPITYDPRTPGSCCTADYCFVDMKVIQRVKLRFFARHNVPVFPYQYILVYLLSRGHVADEYKYLLQEYQNYQRIQSEDTVDLFNNTC, from the exons atggaaaagccTTTTCATAAGTGTAGGCTTTGCTTGAAACTTGGAGATTTTTGCTCCATATTTGAGCAAGATGAATCCATAAAATTATCAGAAATGGTTATGTCTTTTGCAAACATTCAG ATTTTTGAAGGAGATGGCTTTTCTGATCGTGTCTGCACAACTTGCATAGAACACTTGAGCACTGCATACTTATTTAAACTTCAGTGTGAAAGAATTAATGCACTGCTGCAAAAGCCACCGG AACAAAACTTAGACAAGCCAGGAGTTTTTGAATACAACGACTTTTTGAACAAAGAGTTTCATATGCATGCTAAATCAATGGAGGGTGAAAATGTCCAGAATGTGATCAACGAAGAAACACATGTGGGTACAAGTTTGGATGTTAGTGATGAAACCGACAGTGATGTAGACTCTATCTTATGCGTGTACTGTAACCAGTGTCACAGCAATCTGGGGGCACATTCATGCCGCGTAACATGTAGCATTGAGAACAATGAGCTGCAGCGTTCCAGTAGCAGTGAGACTCTGGTGGCAACAGATGTCACTCCGACGGACACGGCAAGGTTGATTACCAACGCTCCGGATAAACCCATGCCTCTATTAATTTCATGTGTCCTCTGTGATGACAAGTTTGACAAATATGAGTGTTATGTCTTACACTTCAACAAGTGCACTCTCAATGTCAAATTGCATCACATAGTTTGCCCCATCTGTCATGAAATTCATACAGAAAAGTTGGCATACTTAGAGCACTTGCGGGTTGTTCACTATAAATGTGACCTTATAATGACTGACACAGACATGGATTGTGTGGACAGGGTCCCTCCAATGTTTGAAAAGACAAGGAAGCCAAAAGCTGTGCGCCGCCAGATAGGTTGGTCTATTGAAGACATATATCAAGAGATTGATTGCAAAAAGACTGAGGAAAATGAAACACCTAATTCAAGTCCCATTAAAGTACTAAATTTAAATGC gACTTTTAGCAATCAGAGCACTCCGAAAAAAGTCAGCTTTCGTAAATTCTTCGAAACAAGCAAAGCTAAAACTTCAAATTATCTGCCTTTCCGAAAATATATCCAGAGTTACAAACTGAAGAAAAAAGTGAATAGCTACAGCCCAATCAAGGACAAACTGCAGGCCACGAGCCGCCTTAAGTGCTGGCATGATGAAGTGTCAG ATACTGATTATAACTCGCCCAGCGGAACTTCTGAGGATTCATGGAAATTGAAGCAGAATTTGATATGTACAtgcaataaaaatgtatttatgttgtcAGAATTTATACAT GACCGCGATCGGATCGTCGCCATGATAAACGAGCTCGGTGGAGTTGTGGCCGAGAATACCAAGATGGAGATGCTGGCGACGCACTTCATAGCCGTGCTGCCGAACGACACGTTCACGGGGATGATGGTGTGTGCCCTGTCCACGGGGAAATGGCTGCTACACATCAACTTCATATACGATAGTTTCCGATCCAAGACGTTTTTGAAC GAAAACATGTATGAATGGATGAAACATCCCAAAATTCTCGAGATAGACAACACAAGCGTCGAAGTGGCTAAGGCAGCTGTGTACTGGCacttggagttgcaggcgttaAGCGCCAAGTACCCGTTCGAGGGCAAGCAAATTGTACTAATCATGAAAAAGAAGTATAGACAATACTATCAGATGATATTCAAAACGTTGAAGGCAAAACCAATTACATATGATCCAAG AACTCCAGGCAGTTGTTGCACCGCCGACTACTGTTTTGTCGACATGAAGGTGATCCAGCGAGTGAAGCTCCGCTTCTTCGCGCGCCACAACGTGCCCGTCTTCCCCTACCAGTACATCCTGGTGTACTTGTTGAGCCGCGGCCACGTCGCCGACGAGTACAAGTACTTGCTGCAGGAGTATCAGAATTATCAGAGGATCCAGTCGGAGGACACGGTCGACTTATTCAATAATACTTGCTAA
- the LOC134754896 gene encoding decapping nuclease DXO homolog: protein MQPELPVTAEIFCGNFPDFGRPTVIGYIGLENLKFARKIHNTPVNFDLNVQLENAIHKPEGLDVKLNDLLQFLLEHEARLNLHRENNLQNARFFCYRGLMTCVACTPYENKEPWKIVAMLFKGNIFLCARDTEEKIKRVSNMTQEEKKFTSWGYKFEQYMLSDTPDTEPNPNIPVNETEEFSLVFKTHLNKHSIVYGAEMDGICCNSGQIAPPPSTELGADAIVQYLSTKEFVELKTSKQMEHPRQEASFRRFKTKKWWCQSFLVGIDTVLCGFRDDAGIVKELKTYRMRDLTRMSQRYWNPNVCFNFLDAFLSYVKRCLASVIRQRHGDNALNNLQALPLISILLEWRPGMPVHVHMQPAGDYCHEDDPILYEWFTSKFGKLDKSKC from the exons ATGCAACCTGAACTACCTGTGACTGCGGAAATATTCTGTGGAAATTTCCCTGATTTTGGGCGACCAACTGTAATTGGTTACATTGGTTTAGAAAACCTGAAATTTGCTCGTAAAATTCACAATACACCAGTTAATTTCGATCTAAATGTTCAGTTAGAAAACGCCATTCACAAACCAGAAGGTCTAGATGTGAAATTGAATGATTTGCTACAATTTCTCCTGGAACATGAAGCAAGATTAAATTTGCACAGAGAAAACAATTTACAAAATGCAAGATTCTTCTGCTACCGCGGTCTTATGACTTGTGTAGCTTGCACACCCTATGAAAATAAAGAACCATGGAAAATTGTTGCTATGCTGTTTAAAggcaatatatttttatgtgccaGGGATACGGAAGAAAAAATTAAGAGAGTAAGTAATATGACCcaggaagaaaagaaatttACATCATGGGGGTATAAGTTTGAGCAGTATATGTTATCAG ATACTCCAGATACTGAACCCAATCCAAATATACCTGTTAATGAGACTGAAGAATTTTCATTAGTATTTAAAAcacatttaaataaacataGCATAGTATATGGAGCTGAAATGGATGGGATTTGTTGTAATAGTGGACAGATTGCACCACCACCCTCAACAGAACTTGGAGCCGATGCAATTGTGCAGTACCTCTCTACCAAGGAATTTGTAGAGCTTAAAACAAGCAAGCAAATGGAGCATCCACGCCAAGAAGCCAGCTTCAG GCGATTTAAGACAAAGAAGTGGTGGTGCCAATCATTCCTTGTGGGCATAGACACTGTGCTTTGTGGATTTCGGGATGATGCTGGCATTGTAAAGGAACTTAAAACATACAGAATGAGAGATTTAACTAGGATGTCACAG AGATACTGGAATCCAAATGTATGTTTTAACTTCTTGGATGCTTTTCTGTCATATGTAAAGAGATGTCTGGCGAGTGTAATCAGACAAAGACATGGTGATAATGCCTTAAACAATTTACAAGCACTGCCACTCATCAGTATTCTTCTGGAGTGGAGGCCAGGTATGCCCGTGCACGTGCACATGCAGCCAGCTGGAGACTACTGCCATGAGGATGACCCTATTTTATATGAATGGTTCACCAGCAAATTTGGAAAATTAGACAAAAGCAAGTGCTAA